One part of the Podarcis muralis chromosome 3, rPodMur119.hap1.1, whole genome shotgun sequence genome encodes these proteins:
- the KCNS3 gene encoding delayed-rectifier potassium channel regulatory subunit KCNS3, with protein MVYGEFFHRPGQDEELVNLNVGGFKQSIGQSTLLRFPHTRLGKLLKCHSEEAILELCDDYSVAEKEYYFDRNPSLFRYVLNFYYTGKLHVMEELCVFSFCQEIEYWGINELFLDSCCSNRYQERKEEGLDKEWDQKSNAGSLDSSDDESSIFEKELEKFDKQWLGELRKNIWVRMENPASCLSAKLIAVSSLSVVLASIVTMCIHSMPEFQKLDANEREIEDPILEIVEIICIIWFTSELMIRLAAAPSQKKFWKNPLNIIDFVSIIPFYATLAVDTKEEESEDIENMGKVVQILRLMRIFRILKLARHSVGLRSLGATLRHSYHEVGLLLLFLAVGISIFSVLVYSVEKDDDTSELQSIPICWWWATISMTTVGYGDTYPVTLGGKIIGTTCIICGILVVALPITIIFNKFSKYYQKQKDIDVDQCNNDPKEKTNELPYFNIRDIYAKRMHSFISSLSSVGFVANDQDSTDASSIQDLDDVYNTTSLQNERASLVSSKTHL; from the coding sequence ATGGTGTACGGCGAATTCTTCCACAGGCCGGGACAAGATGAGGAGCTTGTCAACTTGAATGTGGGTGGCTTTAAGCAGTCCATTGGCCAAAGCACATTGCTCAGATTTCCCCATACAAGACTCGGGAAACTGCTCAAATGCCATTCAGAAGAAGCTATTCTGGAACTGTGTGATGACTACAGTGTTGCAGAGAAGGAGTACTACTTTGACCGGAACCCTTCCTTGTTCCGCTACGTGCTGAATTTTTATTATACAGGGAAACTCCACGTCATGGAAGAGCTCTGCGTCTTCTCCTTCTGCCAGGAAATAGAGTACTGGGGAATCAACGAGCTCTTCCTTGACTCTTGCTGCAGCAACAGGTACcaagaaaggaaagaagagggACTTGATAAAGAGTGGGACCAGAAAAGCAATGCCGGAAGCCTGGATTCTTCTGACGACGAGTCGTCCATCTTTGAGAAGGAGCTCGAGAAATTTGATAAGCAATGGTTGGGGGAGTTGCGCAAGAACATATGGGTCAGAATGGAGAACCCTGCCTCTTGCTTGTCCGCCAAGTTGATTGCCGTTTCCTCCTTGAGCGTGGTCCTAGCATCCATCGTGACCATGTGCATCCATAGCATGCCGGAATTCCAGAAGCTGGATGCCAACGAAAGGGAGATAGAAGACCCTATTCTGGAAATAGTGGAGATCATATGCATCATCTGGTTCACCTCTGAGCTTATGATCAGGTTGGCTGCTGCTCCCAGTCAGAAAAAGTTCTGGAAGAACCCGCTGAACATCATAGACTTTGTCTCCATCATTCCGTTCTACGCCACTTTGGCCGTGGACACCAAAGAGGAGGAAAGCGAAGACATCGAGAACATGGGGAAAGTGGTCCAGATCCTGCGTTTGATGAGGATATTCCGTATCCTGAAGCTGGCTAGGCACTCTGTTGGGCTGCGGTCATTGGGTGCCACTTTGAGGCACAGCTACCATGAAGTTGGACTTCTGCTTTTGTTCCTGGCTGTTGGGATTTCCATTTTCTCCGTCCTGGTCTACTCTGTGGAAAAAGATGATGACACATCAGAGTTGCAGAGCATCCCAATCTGCTGGTGGTGGGCCACCATTAGCATGACCACCGTTGGCTATGGAGACACCTACCCGGTCACTCTTGGAGGGAAGATCATTGGCACAACGTGCATCATCTGTGGAATATTAGTGGTAGCTCTTCCCATCACAATCATTTTCAACAAGTTTTCCAAATACTACCAGAAGCAGAAGGATATTGACGTGGACCAGTGCAACAACGACCCCAAGGAGAAGACAAACGAGCTCCCTTATTTTAATATTAGGGATATTTATGCAAAAAGGATGCACTCCTTTATTTCTAGCCTTTCTTCAGTAGGATTTGTAGCCAACGATCAAGATTCAACCGACGCCTCAAGCATCCAAGATCTTGACGATGTTTATAACACAACATCTTTGCAGAATG